The Paramisgurnus dabryanus chromosome 6, PD_genome_1.1, whole genome shotgun sequence genome has a window encoding:
- the LOC135744284 gene encoding cortexin-1: MSERSLVEYELQSTVSEPGATAGLLPAPDTEQNTALCFVGLLLVFLIFLMVRCFRILLDPYSSMPSSSWSDHKDGFEKGQFDHALV, translated from the coding sequence ATGAGTGAAAGATCTCTGGTGGAGTACGAGCTGCAGTCGACTGTTTCGGAGCCCGGGGCCACAGCGGGGCTCCTGCCGGCCCCTGACACAGAGCAGAACACAGCGCTGTGTTTCGTTGGACTCCTGCTGGTGTTTTTAATCTTTCTGATGGTTCGCTGTTTCCGGATTCTTCTGGATCCCTACAGCAGCATGCCGTCCTCATCCTGGTCTGACCACAAAGATGGATTTGAGAAGGGACAGTTTGATCACGCGCTGGTGTAA